One window of the Bubalus bubalis isolate 160015118507 breed Murrah chromosome 8, NDDB_SH_1, whole genome shotgun sequence genome contains the following:
- the LOC102406515 gene encoding cytochrome c oxidase subunit 7B, mitochondrial-like has translation MFNLSMFPAENAPSRLRVQSIQQAVAGQIHQKRAPDFHDKYGNAVLASGSTFCVAVWVCMATQIEIEWNPSPVGRVTPKEWREQ, from the coding sequence ATGTTCAACCTCAGCATGTTTCCGGCCGAAAACGCACCAAGTCGTCTGAGAGTTCAAAGCATTCAGCAAGCAGTGGCAGGGCAGATCCATCAAAAGCGGGCCCCTGATTTCCATGACAAATATGGTAATGCTGTATTAGCTAGTGGATCCACTTTCTGTGTTGCTGTATGGGTATGTATGGCAACACAAATTGAAATAGAGTGGAACCCATCGCCTGTTGGCAGAGTCACCCCAAAGGAATGGAGAGAACAGTAA